One genomic segment of Arthrobacter sp. zg-Y1110 includes these proteins:
- a CDS encoding MFS transporter has protein sequence MSHTEAARKPLVLRNANFRRLWISSTAGIFGTAVTSVALPVIAVTELDASNSTVAVLSGMTFLPWLLFALPIGVLVDRHRRRPLIVVSLAVRTLLLASLPVAWWLGALTVTQLFAVSFGAGLAAVFFTLAEQALVPAAVDREELVEGNGLMTGSGALGDAGGRAVGGWVTDAWGASNALLLQVAASLASLTAILRLDVAEARPDRSKDRRVFRDMGEGLRYTFSTVPLRMLLITGALWNLGGNIVVSLLVLLVIRSLGESPGMLGLLTAATAVGGTIGGLSAKWISGRLGSGRVWRYSMLPVVGGYASLLFISPGWGMTAGFVGLFIAGFSIALNIVVSTTFRQRVCPPQMLGRLGSAQRMVTWGMLAVAAFAAGLLVEVMDIRGAILIGILVAALAPLTAVFGPLRRVRDLAELEPPRTDELAATRAGTGLHTS, from the coding sequence ATGTCCCACACGGAGGCGGCAAGGAAGCCCCTGGTTCTGCGAAATGCAAATTTCCGACGGCTGTGGATCTCTTCGACCGCCGGAATATTCGGCACTGCCGTAACCAGCGTGGCCCTGCCGGTGATAGCGGTGACGGAACTGGACGCCTCGAACTCCACGGTTGCCGTCCTTTCCGGTATGACCTTCCTTCCCTGGCTCCTGTTCGCACTGCCCATCGGCGTGCTGGTGGACAGACACCGGCGGCGGCCGCTGATAGTGGTTTCGCTTGCCGTGCGGACGCTCCTGCTGGCCAGCCTGCCGGTGGCGTGGTGGCTGGGGGCCCTCACGGTTACCCAGTTGTTCGCGGTGTCTTTCGGCGCAGGACTCGCAGCGGTGTTCTTTACCCTTGCCGAGCAGGCACTCGTGCCTGCCGCGGTGGACCGCGAGGAACTGGTGGAGGGAAACGGGCTCATGACGGGTTCCGGTGCCCTGGGCGACGCCGGCGGCCGGGCGGTGGGCGGCTGGGTCACGGATGCCTGGGGGGCATCCAATGCTCTGTTGCTGCAGGTCGCCGCCTCCCTTGCCTCCCTGACGGCGATTCTCCGGCTGGACGTTGCCGAGGCCCGTCCCGACCGGTCGAAGGACCGGAGGGTTTTCCGGGACATGGGGGAGGGGCTGCGCTACACCTTCAGTACCGTGCCCCTGCGCATGCTGCTCATCACCGGAGCGCTCTGGAACCTCGGCGGCAACATTGTGGTGTCCCTGCTGGTCCTGCTGGTGATCCGTTCCCTCGGAGAGTCTCCGGGCATGCTGGGCCTCCTGACGGCAGCTACGGCGGTGGGGGGAACCATCGGCGGCTTGTCCGCCAAGTGGATCTCCGGCCGTCTCGGCTCCGGGCGCGTGTGGCGGTATTCGATGCTCCCGGTAGTAGGCGGATACGCGAGCCTGCTGTTTATCTCTCCGGGCTGGGGGATGACTGCCGGCTTCGTCGGACTCTTTATTGCGGGCTTTTCCATTGCCTTGAACATTGTCGTCTCCACGACCTTCCGCCAGCGGGTCTGCCCGCCGCAGATGCTCGGCCGCCTCGGGTCCGCCCAGCGGATGGTGACCTGGGGCATGCTCGCCGTCGCGGCCTTTGCCGCCGGGCTGCTGGTCGAGGTGATGGATATCCGGGGGGCGATCCTGATCGGAATACTGGTGGCCGCGCTGGCCCCGTTGACCGCTGTCTTCGGCCCGCTGCGCCGGGTCCGGGATCTCGCGGAGCTGGAACCCCCGAGAACGGATGAGCTGGCCGCCACCCGCGCCGGAACCGGCCTGCACACCTCCTGA
- a CDS encoding YaaA family protein, which yields MLILLPPSEGKTPAVSGPVLDPSRLHFPLLSEPRALVLKALAEASSSEDALAVLGVGATLAPEVRRNTALDNEPCAPAHRVYTGVLYDALGYASLPPAVQRRADDAVLVMSALWGALGFADPIPAYRLSMSVRLPETGRLAAFWKQHLTGPLDEYAGDSLVVDCRSSTYAAAWTPDPQRTAAVNVFTVRDGQRKVVSHFAKHTRGELARHLLLRTGTEPATPQELLAAAQEKWETELVAPAGRKPYQLNLILAG from the coding sequence GTGCTGATTCTGCTCCCGCCCTCCGAAGGAAAAACCCCCGCAGTGTCCGGGCCGGTCCTGGACCCGTCCCGGCTGCATTTCCCGCTGCTTTCCGAACCCCGCGCGCTGGTACTCAAGGCCCTGGCCGAAGCCAGCAGCTCCGAGGATGCCCTGGCGGTCCTAGGGGTGGGTGCAACCCTTGCCCCGGAGGTACGGCGCAATACCGCCCTGGACAATGAGCCCTGCGCGCCTGCTCACCGGGTCTACACGGGTGTGTTGTACGACGCGCTGGGCTACGCGTCGCTTCCGCCGGCAGTGCAGCGGCGTGCAGACGATGCCGTGCTGGTGATGTCCGCTCTGTGGGGTGCCCTCGGCTTTGCGGATCCGATTCCGGCGTACCGGCTCTCGATGTCAGTGCGGCTTCCGGAGACCGGGCGCCTTGCCGCCTTCTGGAAGCAGCACCTGACCGGTCCACTGGACGAGTACGCCGGGGATTCACTGGTGGTGGACTGCCGTTCCAGCACCTATGCGGCGGCTTGGACGCCGGATCCGCAGCGCACGGCGGCGGTTAACGTATTCACCGTCCGCGACGGCCAACGCAAAGTGGTTTCGCACTTCGCCAAGCACACCCGCGGCGAGCTGGCCCGCCATCTGCTCCTGCGCACCGGCACGGAGCCTGCGACACCGCAGGAACTGCTGGCTGCTGCACAGGAAAAGTGGGAGACCGAGCTGGTGGCCCCGGCAGGCCGGAAGCCGTACCAGCTCAACCTCATCCTGGCCGGATAG
- a CDS encoding reverse transcriptase-like protein: MTLFDPEPDSGEEPRRASAGSSRRTLIVEADGGSRGNPGIAGYGALVRDPDSGRILAEKAEYVGRVSNNVAEYSGLIAALELAHSIDPDCWILAKMDSKLVVEQMSGRWKIKHADMQKLAAKARSIVNPQRVKYQWIPRELNKDADRLSNEAMDAGTAGVPWKPRAGAETKAAAAAAVLEAASSPAPAAAPTGRLHHTEIWVNDFAAAEKSLGWLLERVGYVRKDTWTTGASWQGAEGYIVLEEGPDVERGPYSRKRAGLNHLAFCAGSEADVELLARRAASHGWTLMFADRHPHAGGAEHYAAYLENEEGFEVELVAG; this comes from the coding sequence GTGACATTGTTTGACCCGGAGCCCGACTCCGGCGAGGAACCCCGCCGTGCCTCCGCCGGCAGCTCCCGGCGGACCCTGATTGTGGAAGCCGACGGGGGGTCGCGGGGCAATCCGGGTATCGCCGGTTACGGCGCGCTGGTCCGCGATCCTGACTCCGGCCGCATCCTGGCTGAAAAGGCCGAATACGTGGGCCGGGTGTCCAATAACGTTGCCGAGTATTCAGGCCTTATCGCGGCCCTGGAGTTGGCGCACAGCATCGACCCGGACTGCTGGATCCTGGCGAAGATGGATTCCAAGCTCGTGGTCGAGCAGATGAGCGGCCGCTGGAAGATCAAGCATGCCGACATGCAGAAACTTGCGGCGAAGGCACGTTCGATCGTCAATCCGCAGCGGGTGAAATACCAGTGGATTCCGCGGGAACTGAACAAGGACGCGGACCGGTTGTCCAATGAGGCCATGGACGCCGGCACGGCCGGTGTTCCGTGGAAGCCGCGCGCCGGTGCGGAGACCAAGGCAGCCGCCGCCGCGGCGGTACTCGAAGCGGCGTCGTCTCCTGCTCCTGCGGCCGCCCCCACGGGACGGCTGCATCACACGGAGATCTGGGTCAACGATTTCGCTGCGGCCGAAAAGTCCCTGGGCTGGCTGCTGGAACGGGTGGGCTACGTCCGGAAGGACACCTGGACCACCGGTGCAAGCTGGCAGGGCGCCGAGGGCTACATAGTGCTCGAGGAAGGCCCCGACGTCGAACGGGGTCCCTATTCCCGGAAGCGGGCCGGACTGAACCACCTCGCGTTCTGCGCCGGTTCGGAGGCCGACGTCGAACTCCTGGCACGGCGTGCGGCCAGCCACGGCTGGACCCTGATGTTCGCGGACCGGCATCCCCACGCCGGGGGAGCGGAGCACTACGCCGCCTATCTGGAAAACGAAGAGGGCTTCGAAGTGGAACTGGTGGCCGGCTAG
- a CDS encoding zinc ribbon domain-containing protein, protein MAKASPAEQLRLLDLQALDSRIKSLRNQARNVSNNPEIASLAGAVAAAESARVAAGTEVADIERELTRAEADVASVVARMARDQQHLDSGKGGSKELTALQAEIVSLERRRSDLEDVELDVMERLEAARTREAEAGEALTSLHEKRRELEEKRDAELAVIAADRSDAEARRAELADSFDTALLAVYEKTLSKHGIGAARLFHGTSEGSGMQLSPGDLADIRKAAEDEIVFCPDSGCILVRSAEWGS, encoded by the coding sequence GTGGCAAAAGCATCGCCCGCGGAGCAGCTGAGGCTGCTGGATCTGCAGGCCCTGGACAGCAGGATCAAGTCCCTGCGCAATCAGGCCCGCAACGTTAGCAACAATCCCGAGATCGCGTCCCTGGCCGGTGCCGTCGCCGCAGCTGAAAGCGCACGCGTGGCAGCCGGCACGGAAGTGGCCGACATTGAACGTGAGCTCACCCGCGCCGAAGCGGACGTAGCGTCCGTGGTTGCACGGATGGCCCGCGACCAGCAGCACCTGGACAGCGGCAAGGGCGGCTCCAAGGAGCTCACGGCGCTGCAGGCGGAAATCGTGTCCCTCGAACGCCGCCGGTCCGACCTTGAAGACGTCGAACTCGATGTGATGGAACGGCTCGAGGCTGCCCGCACCCGCGAAGCCGAAGCCGGTGAAGCACTGACATCCCTGCACGAGAAGCGCCGGGAACTGGAGGAGAAGCGCGACGCCGAACTCGCCGTCATTGCCGCGGACCGTTCCGACGCCGAAGCCCGCCGCGCAGAGCTTGCCGACAGCTTCGATACCGCGTTGCTTGCCGTCTACGAAAAGACCCTGTCAAAGCACGGCATCGGCGCCGCCCGGCTCTTCCACGGCACCTCCGAGGGATCGGGTATGCAGCTGAGCCCCGGTGACCTTGCCGACATCCGCAAGGCCGCGGAAGACGAGATTGTGTTCTGCCCGGATTCGGGCTGCATCCTGGTCCGCTCTGCCGAGTGGGGCAGCTAA